From the genome of Candidatus Electrothrix communis, one region includes:
- a CDS encoding FmdE family protein, with product MEEAFQKDWERCIAFHGHQCPGLAIGFRVALAARKRLGITAAADEELVCVTENDACGVDAIQFLTSCTLGKGNLIYRDRGKHAFSFFLREQGKKLRIRLIHPFNKETGDRNVYQQEILALPDEEIFSFTEPAYELPAKARIFKTVTCEQCGETATEAKIRLHDGKKLCLDCTPAYSRRW from the coding sequence ATGGAAGAAGCGTTTCAAAAGGACTGGGAAAGATGTATTGCCTTTCATGGTCATCAATGTCCCGGTCTCGCCATCGGTTTTCGGGTGGCTCTGGCGGCTCGAAAACGTTTAGGAATAACTGCGGCCGCAGACGAAGAACTGGTCTGTGTCACCGAAAACGATGCCTGCGGGGTGGATGCGATCCAGTTCCTGACCAGCTGCACTCTCGGTAAAGGCAACCTCATCTACCGGGATCGAGGCAAGCATGCCTTTAGTTTTTTTCTCCGGGAGCAGGGCAAAAAATTGCGCATTCGACTCATTCATCCCTTTAACAAGGAAACCGGTGACCGAAACGTCTATCAGCAAGAGATCCTGGCCCTGCCTGATGAAGAAATTTTCTCCTTCACTGAGCCTGCCTATGAGCTGCCTGCCAAGGCACGGATTTTTAAAACCGTGACCTGCGAGCAATGCGGAGAAACAGCGACCGAAGCAAAGATACGCCTGCATGACGGAAAAAAACTCTGCCTGGACTGCACACCGGCATATTCGAGACGGTGGTAG
- a CDS encoding M48 family metallopeptidase, whose translation MNPYLIFILTVLVVGYLLDLVVSFFEIRSLQPELPTEFRDVYDEEKYRTSQEYTKVTTGFSVIQETVTLILTLVFILAGGFNAVDLLARSVGWGSISTGLLFTGALILLSFLLGLPFSLYSTFVIEERFGFNKTTAKTFVLDLLKGVLLAIIIGGSLLAAVLWFFEIIGSMAWLYCWLAVTLFTLVLQFLAPVLIMPLFNKFTPLEDGELKEGITEYAAQQDFAIQGVYTMDGSKRSTRLNAFFTGFGPFRRIVFFDTLVDKLRSQEIIAVLAHEMGHFKQKHILKMMGISVLQTGLMFFILSLFLGNRQLFAAFGMEHVSVYAGLIFFGFLYAPVSMLLSIFFHTYSRKNEYEADAWAVNTTEDQGEGLINGLKKLSVHNLSNLTPHPFNVFINYSHPPVLQRIEAIRGVAGEKGSARTS comes from the coding sequence ATGAACCCATACCTTATTTTTATTCTTACCGTCCTTGTGGTCGGGTATTTGTTGGACTTAGTGGTTTCTTTTTTTGAGATACGTTCTCTGCAACCTGAGCTGCCGACAGAGTTCAGGGATGTCTATGATGAGGAAAAATATCGAACATCACAGGAGTACACTAAAGTGACCACGGGGTTCTCCGTGATACAGGAGACTGTCACCTTGATTCTCACCCTTGTTTTTATCCTGGCAGGCGGATTTAATGCTGTGGATCTGCTGGCTCGCAGTGTCGGCTGGGGATCAATCAGCACCGGCCTGCTGTTCACAGGGGCTTTGATCCTGCTTTCCTTCCTTCTCGGACTCCCGTTTTCTCTGTATTCCACCTTTGTTATTGAAGAACGTTTTGGCTTTAACAAGACCACAGCAAAGACCTTTGTTCTGGATCTGCTTAAGGGAGTATTGCTGGCCATAATTATAGGAGGATCGCTGCTTGCAGCAGTGCTCTGGTTTTTCGAGATTATCGGAAGCATGGCTTGGCTCTATTGCTGGCTGGCCGTTACCCTGTTCACCCTTGTGCTACAATTTCTGGCACCGGTTCTGATCATGCCGCTGTTTAATAAATTTACCCCCTTGGAAGATGGGGAATTAAAAGAGGGGATTACCGAGTACGCAGCCCAGCAGGATTTCGCCATCCAGGGTGTCTATACAATGGACGGCTCCAAGCGTTCTACCCGGTTGAATGCCTTTTTTACCGGCTTTGGTCCCTTTCGTCGGATTGTTTTTTTTGACACCTTGGTTGACAAGTTGCGCTCTCAGGAAATAATAGCTGTTCTGGCACACGAGATGGGGCATTTTAAGCAGAAGCATATTTTGAAAATGATGGGGATCTCTGTTCTGCAAACAGGTCTTATGTTTTTTATCCTTTCGCTGTTTCTCGGTAATAGGCAGCTCTTTGCCGCTTTTGGCATGGAGCATGTTTCGGTTTATGCCGGTCTGATTTTTTTCGGCTTTCTGTATGCACCGGTTTCCATGCTGCTTTCCATCTTTTTTCATACCTATTCCAGGAAGAATGAATACGAGGCTGATGCCTGGGCAGTGAACACAACTGAGGATCAGGGGGAAGGGTTGATTAACGGTCTGAAAAAACTCAGTGTCCATAACCTGTCCAATCTGACCCCGCATCCCTTTAATGTCTTTATCAATTATTCTCATCCGCCTGTCTTGCAACGGATTGAGGCGATCCGAGGGGTTGCCGGGGAAAAAGGATCTGCACGTACATCATAA
- a CDS encoding nucleotidyltransferase family protein, producing MAPLLRLCARIEPHPLQQEMLAQACSGFQAWDDLIQQSEVHGIAPLLLHHLLLAEINPPDHVLRSLRLLTLRHRQTNILLTETLGRVLTILEVAGIPALVLKGAALCQSLYPEPGLRPMRDIDLLVPWDQALPAHTLLQQHGFQDPSVFTPEDHLHLAALYQEVDGIQVCLELHRSLFPDCPPCPKRIDFSELYQRAKAFEGNEVSAFTLGNEDMLWHLYQHGFHAPLPYEPFKLISAADIIGLVEARLDAIDWDRIKSVYPHLLAALPQLHSLSPWNEAVQERLGFGTESRPSGVGKSFTGWPRRKLAEQKGRGVKLILRDTFLPPDWWLRIYYAPKGQIGRLWSLIVQHPLHVFWWIKLYWAIFLKETLPKKNISVPMKLRDMVTVMRNSRTLVVAMYRKMR from the coding sequence ATGGCCCCTCTCCTCCGGCTCTGCGCCAGAATAGAACCGCATCCGCTTCAGCAGGAAATGCTCGCCCAAGCCTGCTCCGGTTTCCAAGCCTGGGACGACCTTATCCAACAGTCGGAAGTACACGGCATAGCCCCTCTGCTCCTGCACCATCTCCTGCTTGCTGAAATAAACCCGCCCGATCATGTTCTCCGCAGCCTCAGATTACTCACCCTCAGGCACCGACAGACCAATATATTGCTGACGGAAACCTTGGGTAGGGTGTTGACCATTCTGGAGGTGGCAGGTATTCCAGCCCTAGTTCTCAAAGGCGCAGCTCTCTGTCAAAGCCTGTACCCGGAACCCGGTCTGCGGCCCATGCGGGATATCGACCTGCTCGTGCCCTGGGATCAGGCCCTGCCTGCCCATACCCTCTTGCAACAGCATGGCTTTCAAGATCCTTCCGTGTTCACCCCGGAGGATCATCTCCATCTTGCGGCCCTGTATCAGGAGGTGGACGGCATCCAAGTCTGTCTTGAGCTGCACCGCAGTCTTTTTCCTGATTGCCCGCCCTGCCCCAAAAGGATTGATTTTTCCGAGTTGTATCAGCGGGCCAAAGCCTTTGAGGGCAACGAGGTGTCAGCCTTCACCTTAGGCAACGAAGACATGCTCTGGCACCTCTACCAGCACGGTTTTCATGCCCCGCTCCCCTATGAGCCCTTTAAACTGATTTCCGCCGCCGATATTATCGGCCTTGTCGAAGCGAGGTTGGATGCCATTGACTGGGACCGGATTAAATCTGTTTATCCGCACCTCCTGGCGGCCCTGCCCCAGCTGCACTCTCTCAGCCCGTGGAATGAGGCTGTACAGGAACGCTTAGGGTTTGGCACAGAAAGCAGGCCGTCTGGTGTAGGGAAATCCTTTACTGGTTGGCCAAGGCGTAAATTGGCAGAGCAAAAAGGACGAGGGGTTAAGCTGATCCTGCGGGATACCTTTCTGCCGCCAGACTGGTGGCTGCGGATTTATTACGCTCCCAAAGGACAGATTGGCAGGCTTTGGAGCCTCATTGTTCAACATCCTCTCCATGTGTTCTGGTGGATCAAGCTGTATTGGGCGATCTTCTTAAAAGAGACCTTGCCGAAGAAAAACATCTCTGTTCCGATGAAGTTGCGGGACATGGTGACTGTGATGAGGAACAGCAGGACGCTGGTTGTGGCCATGTATCGGAAGATGCGTTAA
- the ppk2 gene encoding polyphosphate kinase 2, whose protein sequence is MAEPRLDKKNLEKDLQDAASAPVSEQENDPEENAADSQGEQEVHKSNATDDKKEKRKKRKGKKSNPKTITVDGNHVPLKGFVKEYKELVDGMPKLSKFQRKAIRRYHREEALKPYQAELIRLQKYLELNNRRMVILFEGRDAAGKGGTIRRVTRYMNEKHYRIVALGKPTEHQKTQWFFQKYVTEFPRGGEVVLFDRSWYNRAVVEPVFGFCTNEEYNDFMRGVTGFEKDLVRQGTILVKLYFSVTKEEQAKRFERRKTDPLRQWKLSEIDVQAQNRWDDFTRQKYEMLKRTHTNVAPWTIIRSNNKHEARLNVMKIILNTVPYDRGNKKLDYVPEPDVVISGAREKELMDAQLLKLGRFVG, encoded by the coding sequence ATGGCTGAACCGAGATTGGACAAAAAAAATCTAGAAAAAGATCTCCAGGATGCTGCCTCAGCTCCTGTGAGCGAACAGGAAAATGATCCCGAGGAAAATGCTGCTGATAGCCAAGGTGAGCAGGAGGTACATAAAAGTAACGCTACGGATGATAAGAAGGAAAAAAGAAAGAAAAGGAAAGGCAAAAAATCCAATCCAAAAACAATTACTGTTGACGGTAACCACGTTCCTCTCAAGGGATTTGTCAAAGAATATAAAGAGCTGGTTGACGGAATGCCCAAACTGAGTAAATTCCAACGCAAGGCGATCAGGCGCTATCATAGAGAAGAAGCCTTAAAGCCCTATCAGGCTGAGCTGATCAGGTTGCAGAAATATCTTGAGCTGAACAATCGGCGTATGGTCATCTTGTTTGAAGGACGGGATGCTGCCGGAAAAGGCGGCACTATTCGGCGGGTAACCCGGTATATGAATGAGAAACATTACCGGATTGTTGCCCTTGGTAAGCCCACAGAGCATCAGAAAACCCAGTGGTTTTTTCAAAAATATGTCACCGAGTTTCCACGCGGCGGCGAAGTGGTGCTGTTTGATCGCAGTTGGTATAATCGGGCGGTTGTAGAGCCGGTGTTCGGCTTCTGTACTAATGAAGAATATAACGATTTTATGCGGGGCGTTACCGGTTTTGAAAAAGATTTGGTGCGTCAGGGCACTATTCTTGTCAAGCTCTATTTTTCCGTGACCAAGGAAGAACAGGCGAAACGTTTTGAGCGGCGCAAGACCGATCCGCTGCGCCAGTGGAAATTATCAGAAATCGATGTGCAGGCTCAGAATCGCTGGGATGATTTTACCCGGCAAAAATACGAAATGCTGAAGCGTACGCATACCAATGTGGCACCGTGGACGATTATTCGGTCCAATAATAAGCATGAGGCCCGCCTGAACGTGATGAAGATCATTCTCAATACGGTTCCCTATGATCGGGGCAATAAGAAGCTTGATTATGTGCCGGAGCCGGACGTGGTGATCTCCGGGGCTCGGGAGAAGGAGTTGATGGATGCCCAGCTTCTGAAGCTGGGACGGTTTGTCGGTTAA
- a CDS encoding biotin--[acetyl-CoA-carboxylase] ligase — MNTHAFFPSAVEKILAYGAPVGAVIEHHTRLDRCMDRLQQLIREEEKQGRVLAAGTVVLADTLTDSSGRFDRAWHAPEGGVWLAMAWPDILLPEFTRLLPFAAGAACCRAVRQYGVDARLKWVNDVLVVGKKLAGILCTTVQSPGGDRYHLLGIGINGNNQAFPAELQSRATSLRSELSQEVDLAELTGCLLAELRWSLGLLHYDEEQALAEGGSCEQGRASLLLALWQELCDTVGQQVKYGFDVQQKPLYRALARAIDSCGGLIMELEDGSRVTEYSGEIVYL; from the coding sequence TTGAACACCCACGCCTTTTTTCCCTCGGCTGTTGAAAAAATTCTTGCCTACGGTGCCCCGGTCGGGGCAGTGATTGAACACCATACCCGGCTTGACCGCTGCATGGATCGCTTGCAGCAATTAATCCGGGAAGAAGAAAAACAGGGCCGGGTGCTGGCTGCTGGCACTGTTGTGCTCGCCGATACCCTGACCGACTCCAGCGGACGTTTCGACCGAGCTTGGCATGCCCCAGAAGGAGGGGTCTGGCTGGCCATGGCCTGGCCGGATATCCTGCTGCCGGAGTTCACCCGCCTTTTGCCTTTTGCTGCGGGTGCGGCCTGTTGCCGGGCTGTCAGGCAGTACGGGGTCGATGCTCGTTTGAAATGGGTCAACGATGTGCTGGTGGTCGGGAAAAAACTCGCTGGTATCCTCTGTACAACCGTGCAAAGCCCAGGCGGAGATCGCTACCACCTGCTTGGCATCGGGATCAATGGCAATAATCAGGCCTTCCCAGCGGAATTACAGAGCAGGGCAACCAGTCTCCGTTCTGAGCTGTCCCAAGAAGTAGATCTTGCCGAACTGACCGGCTGTTTGCTAGCTGAGTTACGCTGGTCCCTCGGGCTGCTCCATTATGACGAGGAGCAGGCTTTGGCCGAGGGAGGGAGTTGCGAGCAGGGCAGGGCGTCGTTGCTTTTGGCTCTCTGGCAGGAACTCTGTGATACTGTGGGCCAGCAGGTGAAGTATGGATTCGATGTGCAGCAAAAACCGCTTTACCGGGCACTTGCCCGAGCGATTGATTCCTGCGGCGGCCTGATCATGGAATTGGAGGACGGCAGCAGGGTCACAGAGTATTCCGGGGAAATTGTTTATCTTTGA
- a CDS encoding type II toxin-antitoxin system PrlF family antitoxin produces the protein MEAAITTKLTSKSQTTIPEKIRTILGLHPGDSVAFEVHEDRRVYLRKATPIDLEFAKALEGTLSEWLSDNDEDAYRDL, from the coding sequence ATGGAAGCAGCAATAACAACGAAACTTACCAGCAAGAGCCAGACCACCATTCCTGAAAAGATCAGAACGATTCTGGGGCTTCACCCCGGTGATTCTGTAGCGTTTGAGGTGCATGAGGACCGCAGGGTTTACCTGCGCAAGGCTACTCCGATAGATCTTGAGTTTGCCAAGGCCCTTGAAGGGACACTTTCAGAATGGTTGTCGGATAATGACGAGGACGCGTATCGTGACTTATAA
- a CDS encoding RDD family protein has translation MNEKLEQQILNLSSRKRRIAAFVIDHFVMTFLIVSIFFLTLGSNFMNENNMVKMTITMLAVMLPGFLVYFGKDSIKGISLGRWIMGIMVRDENNPKQIPSFGRLLIRNLFLVIWPIEFFVLALSQEKKRIGDKTAKTIIVENPNKPTKFPRVLVLIVVGIALFTSIGMTMKNSASYKVAIIEIEQNQDILNETGGIKGYGMMPTGSINISNGNGQAQLNIKVLGNEKDLKVSVYLTKEPDSEWKLIEMNRQ, from the coding sequence ATGAACGAAAAACTAGAACAACAAATATTAAATCTATCAAGTAGAAAAAGAAGAATTGCTGCTTTTGTGATTGACCATTTTGTAATGACATTTTTAATCGTTTCAATTTTCTTTTTAACTCTCGGTTCAAATTTTATGAACGAGAATAATATGGTTAAAATGACAATTACAATGTTGGCTGTTATGCTTCCTGGATTTCTTGTATACTTTGGCAAGGATTCAATAAAAGGAATAAGTTTAGGAAGATGGATTATGGGAATAATGGTTAGAGATGAGAACAACCCTAAGCAAATTCCTTCTTTCGGAAGACTACTTATTCGAAACCTATTTTTAGTAATCTGGCCTATAGAATTCTTTGTTCTAGCTTTGAGCCAAGAAAAAAAAAGAATTGGAGACAAAACAGCAAAAACAATAATTGTTGAAAATCCGAATAAGCCGACTAAATTTCCGAGGGTCTTAGTATTGATAGTAGTCGGAATTGCTCTTTTTACATCTATTGGAATGACAATGAAAAACTCTGCATCTTATAAAGTTGCAATCATAGAAATTGAACAGAATCAGGACATATTAAACGAAACAGGTGGAATCAAGGGGTATGGAATGATGCCAACTGGTAGTATCAATATTTCAAACGGAAATGGGCAGGCTCAATTAAATATAAAAGTTTTAGGAAATGAAAAGGATTTGAAAGTTAGTGTCTATCTGACGAAAGAACCAGATAGCGAATGGAAATTAATTGAAATGAATAGACAATAG
- a CDS encoding PqqD family protein, giving the protein MKKTQKFTLNPDFASEVFEDEILLYAVATGKGVYLNKTAGLVREMCGKGLIIEEIITLLEETFPDQQENIRQDVESAVQALLEHRALLPADEQDNE; this is encoded by the coding sequence ATGAAAAAAACTCAAAAATTCACCCTGAATCCTGACTTCGCGTCAGAGGTCTTTGAGGACGAAATCCTGCTCTATGCCGTTGCCACCGGCAAGGGCGTGTATCTGAACAAGACTGCCGGGCTGGTCCGAGAAATGTGCGGCAAGGGACTGATTATCGAGGAGATCATCACCCTGCTAGAAGAGACCTTTCCTGATCAACAGGAGAATATCCGCCAGGATGTGGAGAGCGCTGTCCAGGCCCTGTTGGAACATAGAGCCCTTCTCCCTGCTGATGAGCAGGACAATGAATAA
- the cmoA gene encoding carboxy-S-adenosyl-L-methionine synthase CmoA gives MNNDKLYRSGKVTEDFTFNDKVAEVFDDMLDRSVPHYHTVITATAAMIRRLAKPESVIYDLGCSTGSTLLELARLLPDMHLRFIGLDNAPAMLDKARRKAEMFGKSAVIEFHQQDITDVGLATTLEGADIILCNYTLQFIRPMLRQEFINRLSASLPANGLLFVSEKIISNHSLLNRTFIDLYHDFKRDQGYSELEIAAKREALENILIPFTPEENISLLKESGFQEVEMFFRWINFASFVALKKQAE, from the coding sequence ATGAACAACGACAAGTTATACCGTAGCGGCAAAGTGACAGAGGATTTTACCTTTAACGATAAGGTAGCAGAGGTTTTCGACGACATGCTTGATCGCTCTGTGCCCCATTATCACACAGTGATCACGGCCACAGCTGCCATGATTCGCCGCTTGGCAAAACCGGAGAGCGTGATTTATGATCTGGGCTGTTCCACGGGTTCTACCCTGCTGGAACTCGCACGCCTGCTGCCGGATATGCATCTGCGTTTTATCGGCCTGGATAATGCCCCAGCTATGCTAGACAAGGCTCGAAGAAAGGCGGAAATGTTCGGCAAGAGCGCAGTAATTGAATTTCATCAACAGGATATCACCGACGTCGGGCTCGCAACAACACTTGAGGGAGCGGATATCATTCTCTGCAATTATACCCTACAGTTTATCCGCCCCATGCTTCGCCAGGAGTTCATCAACCGCCTCTCTGCCTCTCTCCCGGCTAACGGGTTGCTCTTTGTCAGTGAAAAGATCATCAGTAACCACAGCCTCCTGAACAGGACTTTTATCGACCTGTACCATGACTTTAAACGGGATCAGGGCTATTCAGAGCTGGAGATTGCGGCCAAGCGGGAGGCCCTGGAAAATATCCTGATCCCCTTTACCCCGGAAGAAAACATCAGCCTGCTCAAGGAAAGTGGCTTCCAAGAGGTAGAGATGTTTTTTCGCTGGATCAATTTTGCCTCGTTTGTGGCTCTCAAAAAACAAGCGGAGTAA
- the elbB gene encoding isoprenoid biosynthesis glyoxalase ElbB has protein sequence MSKKQIAVLLSGCGHQDGAEIHEATLTLWAIHKHGADYRCFAPNIMQHHVLNHITGQEMDEQRNVLIESARIARGKVEDLALFDAAAVDALVIPGGVGAAKNLCTYAFDGPQCTVNKDVEQAVKGVHQAGKPIGALCIAPVLLAKVLGGITLTIGQDEDTAAQIQDMGATHAPTGIGEIAVDQENKIVSTPCYMLDSRVDQIAEGADALMQALLRFL, from the coding sequence ATGAGTAAAAAACAAATCGCTGTTCTGTTATCTGGTTGCGGCCATCAAGATGGCGCGGAAATCCACGAGGCAACCCTGACCCTCTGGGCAATTCATAAACACGGCGCAGACTATCGATGCTTTGCTCCGAACATCATGCAGCACCATGTTTTGAATCATATTACCGGGCAGGAAATGGATGAGCAGCGCAATGTGCTGATCGAATCAGCCCGTATTGCTCGGGGAAAGGTTGAGGATCTTGCCCTGTTTGATGCAGCAGCAGTAGATGCCCTGGTTATTCCCGGTGGTGTGGGTGCTGCTAAGAATCTTTGTACCTATGCCTTTGACGGCCCACAATGCACGGTGAATAAAGATGTGGAACAGGCAGTTAAGGGTGTGCATCAGGCGGGGAAACCCATTGGTGCTCTCTGTATTGCCCCGGTTTTGCTGGCCAAAGTCCTCGGTGGTATCACCCTGACCATAGGACAGGATGAGGACACAGCTGCTCAAATCCAAGATATGGGAGCCACCCATGCTCCTACCGGGATTGGAGAGATAGCTGTTGATCAGGAAAACAAGATAGTCTCTACACCCTGCTATATGTTGGACTCTCGGGTTGACCAGATTGCTGAGGGGGCGGATGCGCTCATGCAGGCCTTATTGAGGTTTCTTTGA
- a CDS encoding response regulator: MATSKKDWGKLTHQGKNHTKKLLVVDDSPGELQLIYKVLSKAGYTIITASDGAEGIEKSLSEKPDLIILDVVMPKKNGFQACRAIKSCQDTQHIPVILLSSKSQPADKFWGMKQGADLYLTKPLVPMGLLKAVAGFLAKHLLLRYEREERRQLRKAAVTMSSPPVRL, translated from the coding sequence GTGGCAACATCAAAAAAGGATTGGGGAAAGCTTACTCATCAGGGAAAGAATCATACAAAAAAACTGCTAGTTGTTGACGATAGCCCAGGTGAGTTACAACTTATCTATAAGGTTCTCAGTAAAGCCGGTTATACAATCATCACAGCTTCTGACGGAGCTGAAGGCATAGAAAAATCCTTGTCTGAAAAGCCCGACCTGATTATTCTTGATGTTGTCATGCCAAAAAAAAACGGCTTTCAGGCATGCAGAGCCATCAAATCCTGCCAGGATACACAACATATCCCGGTCATCCTCCTCAGCAGCAAGAGTCAGCCAGCAGATAAATTTTGGGGCATGAAACAGGGCGCAGACCTGTACCTGACAAAGCCGCTTGTTCCCATGGGTCTGTTAAAGGCAGTTGCCGGGTTTCTTGCAAAACACCTGCTCCTGCGTTATGAACGGGAGGAACGACGACAGCTGCGCAAAGCTGCTGTCACAATGAGCAGCCCCCCGGTCCGGCTCTAA
- a CDS encoding type II toxin-antitoxin system PemK/MazF family toxin, protein MTYKRFDVVTVPFPFTDRQSEKRRPALVLSDSERFNAPTEHCVLAMITSAKNPDWPLDVPIGSLQKAGLPAPSKVRMKIFTLDSRLIMRKTGALSGKDQKGVQESLQQLLGVVTPS, encoded by the coding sequence GTGACTTATAAAAGATTTGATGTTGTTACCGTGCCTTTTCCGTTTACCGACCGGCAGAGTGAAAAACGAAGACCGGCATTGGTTCTCTCGGATTCCGAGCGTTTTAATGCCCCGACAGAACACTGTGTCCTGGCTATGATAACCAGTGCCAAGAACCCGGATTGGCCCCTTGACGTGCCCATAGGCAGTCTGCAGAAAGCTGGTCTACCTGCCCCGTCAAAAGTACGGATGAAGATTTTTACGTTGGACAGCCGCCTCATTATGCGAAAAACAGGGGCGCTGTCAGGCAAAGATCAAAAGGGTGTACAGGAAAGTCTGCAACAGTTACTCGGGGTTGTTACCCCGAGCTGA
- a CDS encoding DUF2786 domain-containing protein, whose protein sequence is MTSTKITEAAQQAWLEQLVHEFNDICYYYRVQLRTPIFELSAAKQQLGCWVPGQRIIRISQHLIASFSWDVVLMVLKHEMAHQLCSEYLGLPSAGHGKAFQEACQLLGIPSPYNRSTGDLPEVLAEPAKDGKTEAGRNIIRRVHKLLALAGSENEHEAALAMQRATQLLHRHNVKMTTAGDAGDNPADNPSACVRLLIKTGKKQVPSWRKAICRILKDYFFVEVIFSSLYDAQRQDSYKTIELLGRSENVPVAEHCFYFLEQQLESLWGKNRQRFKGNTRTAKNSYYLGLLHGFSQKMAEQAQNMSQRETQQGSETVGGSKMTGALIVSGDTVLQKFVGFHFPRLRTSTTRGVRIDRQSYEDAVIAGKKIVLHQSLTEKKQEGQPVFIGS, encoded by the coding sequence ATGACGAGCACAAAAATTACCGAGGCTGCGCAACAGGCATGGCTTGAGCAACTGGTCCATGAGTTCAACGACATCTGTTATTATTACCGTGTCCAACTCCGTACTCCTATCTTTGAGCTGTCAGCAGCAAAACAGCAGCTTGGCTGCTGGGTTCCGGGCCAGCGCATCATTCGAATAAGTCAGCATCTTATAGCCTCGTTTTCCTGGGATGTGGTCCTGATGGTGCTCAAGCATGAGATGGCGCACCAGCTGTGCAGCGAGTATTTGGGCCTGCCCAGTGCCGGGCACGGCAAAGCATTTCAGGAGGCCTGTCAACTGCTCGGTATTCCCTCGCCTTATAATCGTTCCACTGGTGATTTGCCGGAGGTACTTGCAGAACCGGCCAAGGATGGGAAGACAGAGGCTGGACGAAATATTATCCGCCGGGTACACAAGTTACTCGCTCTTGCTGGATCAGAGAATGAGCATGAGGCCGCCCTTGCCATGCAGCGGGCTACACAGCTTTTGCATCGGCATAATGTGAAAATGACCACCGCTGGAGATGCTGGAGATAATCCCGCAGATAACCCCTCTGCCTGTGTCCGTTTACTGATCAAGACTGGAAAAAAACAGGTTCCGTCTTGGCGGAAAGCCATCTGCCGGATCCTGAAAGATTATTTTTTTGTTGAGGTGATTTTTTCTTCGCTCTATGATGCGCAACGCCAAGATTCCTACAAGACCATCGAGCTCTTGGGGCGTTCGGAAAATGTGCCTGTTGCCGAACATTGCTTTTATTTTCTTGAACAGCAGCTGGAGTCTCTCTGGGGGAAAAATAGACAGCGGTTTAAGGGGAATACGCGAACAGCGAAAAACAGTTATTACCTTGGTCTGCTGCATGGATTTTCTCAAAAGATGGCTGAGCAGGCTCAAAATATGTCGCAGAGAGAGACACAACAGGGGAGCGAGACGGTCGGAGGCAGCAAGATGACAGGAGCACTTATTGTCAGTGGGGATACCGTGTTGCAGAAATTTGTGGGGTTTCATTTTCCTCGCCTGCGAACCAGCACGACCAGAGGGGTGCGAATTGACAGGCAGTCCTATGAAGATGCCGTTATTGCCGGTAAAAAAATTGTTCTCCATCAGAGCCTGACCGAGAAAAAACAAGAAGGACAACCGGTTTTTATTGGTAGTTAA
- a CDS encoding TM2 domain-containing protein — MILNVVPTLKSNFGGKMSQLSTIKESKEVSKTALLLLTFFLGVFGAHKFYLGKNWQGFFYLLFCWTLIPGLIALIEFISYAFTSSEVLQEKHTVKCGAGAAIAVVVAGGFVMLMLLATIVMPQFIDYINNKTRTAHVAIESELQNLAKAEKSYFLQHGQYSSNIQAINFTKTNPKITIEIKNADNTCYEAVGTHQHLQKPINSVSITIDCNSF, encoded by the coding sequence ATGATCCTTAACGTTGTGCCAACGCTTAAATCAAATTTTGGAGGAAAAATGAGTCAACTAAGCACAATAAAAGAATCTAAAGAAGTAAGCAAAACTGCCTTATTATTGTTAACATTTTTTTTGGGAGTATTTGGGGCTCATAAATTTTATCTCGGTAAAAATTGGCAAGGATTTTTTTATCTCCTTTTTTGCTGGACATTGATTCCAGGTTTGATAGCTTTAATTGAATTTATAAGTTATGCATTTACTTCTAGCGAAGTTTTACAGGAAAAGCATACGGTTAAATGCGGTGCTGGAGCTGCTATTGCTGTCGTAGTAGCTGGTGGCTTCGTAATGCTCATGTTGTTAGCTACTATAGTAATGCCACAATTTATTGATTATATTAACAATAAAACTCGTACAGCTCACGTTGCTATAGAATCAGAATTACAAAATTTGGCAAAGGCTGAAAAAAGTTATTTTTTACAACACGGTCAGTACTCCTCAAATATACAAGCAATTAATTTCACAAAAACTAACCCGAAAATAACAATTGAAATAAAAAATGCGGACAATACTTGTTATGAAGCTGTTGGCACACACCAACATTTACAAAAACCAATTAATTCTGTTTCAATTACTATTGATTGCAATTCCTTTTAG